Genomic window (Bacteroidota bacterium):
TAGAATTTAGTGGTGGATTCACTGAGTTACATACCCAGTCATATCAGGAAATATTGAAAGGGAATGGCTTCTGTCTGGAAGATTCAAGGACGTCAATAGAAACTGTTTATACCATCCGTAATAGCAAACCTGTAGGATTGAGGGGTGAATATCATCCTTTTTTGAAGAAGTTAAAACTTTTGTAATCGGTTGTTATTTTGTCTGTTAATAATTTAATTAAGAAATTTTGAATAAATAGCAAGAGAAAGACTACTTTTATCTCTTTAGAAGTATATTATTTATAGGCTAATAAATTGGAAAGAAAAGAAATGTACGAAAAATTGGTAAGCAGGCAGGAAAAGCTTGCACTGATTGGATTAGGCTATGTGGGATTGCCCATTGCTTTGGCATTTGCCAAGAAAATTTCAGTTATCGGATTTGATGTTAATTCGGAACGTGTGGAGCTGATGAAAAAGGGTATAGATCCGAGTAAGGAGCTTGATTCCGGAACTTTTAAAAATTGCGACATCACTTTTACGGATTCCCTTGATGAATTGAGAAAGGCCAGTTTCTTTATTGTGGCCGTTCCCACCCCGGTTGATGAGCATAATTTACCGGATCTGACTCCCTTACTTAGCGCAACAAAAACAGTAGGCCAAGTATTAAAAGAAGGTGATTATGTGGTATATGAATCTACTGTTTATCCGGGTTGTACTGAAGAGGATTGCATCCCGTTGCTTGAGAAAATGTCCGGTTTAAAATACAAGACCCAGTTTAAGGTAGGGTTTTCGCCAGAACGGATTAATCCCGGCGATAAGGAACATACCCTGGCCAAAATAAAGAAAATAGTTTCCGGTTGTGATCCTGAAGCTGCTGATAATATTGCCGATACCTACAGTTTGGTGGTGGAAGCAGGGGTACATAAAGCAAGTTGCATCAAAGTTGCTGAAGCTGCCAAAATCATTGAAAATACTCAAAGAGATATCAACATTGCTTTTATGAACGAGCTTTCCATGATTTTTAACCGGATGGGGATAAATACCTACGAGGTTTTGGAAGCAGCCGGTACCAAATGGAATTTCCTTAAATTTTTCCCTGGCCTTGTGGGGGGCCATTGTATTGGAGTTGATCCTTATTACCTTTCCTACAAAGCAAAGGCTTTAGGTTATCATGCCCAGATTATCAATGCCGGCCGTTCCATCAACGACTCAATGGGCAGTTATATTGCCAATCAGACCGTGAAAAAAATTATTGCTGCTGATGGAAACATCAAACATGCCCGGGTCCTGATTATGGGTATAACCTTCAAGGAAAATGTCAGCGATATCCGTAATTCCAAAGTGGTTGATATTTACCGGGAACTTAGGTCATTTGGAATGGAAAATATTGATGTTATTGATCCCAATGCCTCCTCTAAAGAAATCAAGAAGGAATACGGTTTTGATATGGTTGAACAAGCCGGAAAAAATTACGATGCCATCATTCTGGCTGTTAATCATCAAGAATATTGCAATTTACCGGAAAGTTATTTTAAATCTATTTCTAAACCCAATGCAGTATTTGTAGATGTCAAAGGAATTTATCGCGACAAGATTAAAGATTTAATTTACTTTAGTTTATAGTTTACTATCAGTAGTATAGATTTAATAATTCCATGTTGAATCCAAATGTTTTTGGGTAGACATGGAATTGTTAATTTATATAATAACCAATTGATTTATAGATAGTTGTATTATTTACTTAAACATTACTTGAATTTTAACCTGTTTAAAAAATTATAAATCAATAAAATATGATTTTTGTTCAGTTAACTTTTCTACTTTTTAATCCGTTTTTTAAGAAATTTTTTGGAATTAAAGGTTTTAGGGCTGAAATTTTTGATGTAAAAATTTCAGGATTTGGTATTAATTAAATCAATACTTTAGAAATATTAACTCAAATGATTTTAATATAGTTAAATATAAATATAAT
Coding sequences:
- a CDS encoding nucleotide sugar dehydrogenase; its protein translation is MYEKLVSRQEKLALIGLGYVGLPIALAFAKKISVIGFDVNSERVELMKKGIDPSKELDSGTFKNCDITFTDSLDELRKASFFIVAVPTPVDEHNLPDLTPLLSATKTVGQVLKEGDYVVYESTVYPGCTEEDCIPLLEKMSGLKYKTQFKVGFSPERINPGDKEHTLAKIKKIVSGCDPEAADNIADTYSLVVEAGVHKASCIKVAEAAKIIENTQRDINIAFMNELSMIFNRMGINTYEVLEAAGTKWNFLKFFPGLVGGHCIGVDPYYLSYKAKALGYHAQIINAGRSINDSMGSYIANQTVKKIIAADGNIKHARVLIMGITFKENVSDIRNSKVVDIYRELRSFGMENIDVIDPNASSKEIKKEYGFDMVEQAGKNYDAIILAVNHQEYCNLPESYFKSISKPNAVFVDVKGIYRDKIKDLIYFSL